The Pasteurella multocida genome contains a region encoding:
- the cas3f gene encoding type I-F CRISPR-associated helicase Cas3f, whose product MNILLVSQCQKNALTETRRILDQFAERCGDRVWQTAITQAGLETLYKMLRQTARKNTAVACYWTHRKNSAELLWIVGDRRQFNDQGRVPTNRTQRNILRAEEEIAWQDAYSLQILTALSALLHDVGKSSVGFQTKLDKTKNAPRVADSYRHEWISVRLFEAMIEGCQTDQAWLERLANWQVFEETNPTWFSKIIQDRPNENHFSDFAYLPPLARRVIWLITSHHRLPFTHDISRSQDCIKNLRKYAKLTFESLFKAYKPAVGWVSNGAEHPTPQAFWQFQRVATQSQAWQKHMARWAKKALNHPALFSVSENADPFLLLLARLCLMTGDHYYSAQDQNEKLGELNFPLLANTYRENHQPKQRLDEHLIGVCQTAVRFARLLPKFPRELPRIKQHKPFVQLAKDRFAWQNKAVNVARLLQKTSESQGFFGVNMASTGCGKTLANAKMMYALNDSKQGARFTIALGLRVLTLQTGSALKKRLHLSDQDLAVLVGGSAVKKLYALQQEKQNQLAQQGSESAEDWLEDMQVEGATYIESAVENEAVLSFLSKDDKTKKLLYAPIVSCTLDHLISASESVRGGHHIVPILRLLTSDLILDEPDDFAQEDLPALSRLVYLAGLFGSRVLLSSATLTPDFITGLFKAYQAGRKIYNQQKGIVAALPICCAWVDEFQQVQANCGQDEQFIQQHDEFVRKRAENLAKSPVRRQAEILSLPSLKPREGEDLHYGLLADTLLQKAMALHDLHGQTDPHSQKKVSVGLIRFSNIEPMIPLAKALFALQASEKFADYQVHLCCYHSRQLLLLRSYLEEKLDKILDRHTPEQLFQHEEIALPMSQYKAKNHLFIVLGSPVTEVGRDHDYDWAIVDPSSMRSIIQLAGRVWRHRAEKVAEQPNIALLPINWRGLKVRYQQKDVIYHRPGFESHQHKLATHKLDQLISQRDLAHIQATPRIVKPEVLQASTQLADLEHHAIASLLNHPSENLVNLYWDPRYCNYLLANLPLMSEFRKSMAELEVVCVPDEDSHWGFGFYRAQKRDEETLSALPEIQYEPIQQDKHAVVQPWLAAALDTVLSDLAEQLNVVSPEWIAPTYLCASLPQYDGKLDWHYNEVYGFW is encoded by the coding sequence ATGAATATTTTGCTGGTTAGTCAATGTCAAAAAAATGCGTTAACAGAAACACGTCGCATTTTAGATCAATTTGCTGAACGTTGTGGTGATCGGGTCTGGCAAACAGCAATCACTCAAGCAGGGTTGGAAACGCTGTATAAAATGTTACGTCAAACTGCGCGTAAAAATACGGCGGTGGCGTGTTATTGGACACACCGCAAAAATTCAGCAGAGTTATTATGGATTGTGGGCGATCGACGTCAGTTTAATGATCAAGGACGAGTGCCCACTAACCGCACACAGCGCAATATTTTGCGAGCGGAAGAGGAAATAGCTTGGCAAGATGCGTATTCGTTGCAAATTTTGACCGCACTTTCTGCCTTGTTACATGATGTCGGCAAGTCGAGCGTGGGCTTCCAAACGAAATTAGATAAAACGAAAAATGCACCAAGAGTCGCAGACAGTTATCGACATGAATGGATTTCTGTGCGTTTATTTGAAGCGATGATTGAGGGGTGTCAAACTGATCAAGCTTGGCTTGAACGTCTTGCTAACTGGCAGGTTTTTGAAGAAACAAATCCTACTTGGTTTAGCAAGATTATTCAAGATAGACCTAATGAAAACCATTTTTCTGATTTTGCCTATTTGCCTCCTTTAGCGCGTAGGGTGATTTGGCTGATTACTTCGCATCATCGTTTGCCTTTTACTCATGATATTAGTCGCTCGCAAGACTGTATAAAAAATTTACGCAAATACGCGAAGTTGACTTTTGAGAGTTTATTTAAAGCTTATAAACCCGCAGTAGGCTGGGTTTCGAATGGCGCTGAACATCCGACTCCACAAGCATTTTGGCAATTCCAACGGGTTGCCACGCAAAGCCAAGCATGGCAAAAACACATGGCAAGATGGGCCAAAAAAGCCTTGAATCACCCTGCTTTATTTAGCGTTAGCGAAAACGCGGATCCTTTTTTATTGTTGCTTGCTCGTTTATGTTTGATGACGGGGGATCATTATTATTCCGCCCAAGATCAAAATGAAAAACTGGGGGAGCTGAATTTTCCTTTATTAGCCAATACTTACCGAGAAAACCATCAACCCAAACAGCGTTTGGATGAACACTTGATTGGTGTGTGCCAAACCGCGGTACGTTTCGCCCGTCTATTGCCTAAGTTTCCGCGAGAATTACCGCGTATTAAACAACATAAACCCTTTGTGCAGTTGGCAAAAGATCGGTTTGCTTGGCAAAACAAAGCCGTCAATGTGGCTCGCTTGTTGCAAAAAACAAGTGAGTCACAAGGCTTTTTTGGCGTGAATATGGCGAGTACGGGTTGTGGCAAAACCCTTGCGAATGCCAAGATGATGTATGCTCTGAATGACAGTAAACAAGGGGCAAGATTTACTATCGCATTAGGCTTACGCGTGTTGACTTTGCAAACCGGTAGTGCCTTGAAAAAGCGTTTACATTTATCGGATCAGGATTTGGCTGTGTTGGTAGGCGGTAGCGCAGTGAAAAAGCTATACGCACTACAACAAGAGAAGCAAAACCAGCTTGCTCAACAGGGCAGTGAAAGTGCTGAAGATTGGTTAGAGGACATGCAAGTTGAGGGCGCAACTTATATTGAAAGTGCGGTCGAAAATGAAGCCGTTTTGTCCTTTTTAAGCAAAGATGACAAAACCAAAAAGCTCCTTTATGCACCAATTGTGAGTTGCACTTTAGATCATTTAATTTCTGCCTCCGAAAGTGTGCGAGGTGGGCATCATATTGTGCCCATATTACGTTTATTGACTTCTGATTTAATTCTGGATGAACCAGATGATTTTGCCCAGGAAGATTTGCCAGCATTAAGCCGTTTAGTGTATTTAGCGGGTTTATTTGGTAGTCGAGTGTTGCTTTCTTCTGCTACGCTAACGCCTGATTTTATTACAGGATTGTTTAAAGCATATCAAGCAGGACGAAAAATCTATAATCAGCAAAAAGGGATTGTGGCAGCCTTGCCAATATGTTGTGCATGGGTGGATGAATTCCAACAAGTGCAAGCTAATTGTGGACAAGACGAGCAATTTATCCAACAACATGATGAATTTGTGCGAAAACGGGCGGAAAACTTGGCGAAAAGTCCCGTGCGACGTCAGGCAGAAATTCTGAGTTTACCTTCACTCAAACCAAGAGAAGGGGAAGATTTGCATTATGGCTTGCTGGCAGACACATTGTTACAAAAAGCAATGGCGCTACATGATTTACATGGGCAAACCGATCCCCATAGTCAGAAAAAAGTCAGTGTAGGCTTGATCCGCTTTTCTAATATCGAACCTATGATTCCGTTGGCAAAAGCGTTGTTTGCGTTACAAGCCAGTGAAAAATTTGCCGATTATCAGGTGCATTTATGTTGCTATCATTCAAGGCAATTGTTGTTATTGCGTTCTTATTTAGAAGAAAAACTGGATAAAATTTTGGACCGCCACACGCCCGAGCAATTATTTCAACACGAAGAAATTGCCTTACCGATGAGTCAATATAAAGCAAAAAATCACCTCTTTATTGTGTTGGGTAGCCCTGTGACTGAAGTGGGGCGAGATCATGATTATGATTGGGCGATTGTGGATCCTTCCTCTATGCGTTCCATTATTCAGCTTGCTGGGCGAGTCTGGCGACACCGTGCAGAGAAAGTGGCAGAACAGCCCAATATTGCGCTACTGCCGATAAATTGGCGAGGGTTAAAGGTGCGTTATCAACAGAAAGATGTGATCTATCACCGTCCGGGGTTTGAGAGTCATCAGCATAAATTGGCAACGCATAAACTGGATCAATTAATTTCGCAGCGTGATTTAGCTCATATACAAGCTACGCCTCGCATTGTAAAACCCGAGGTGTTACAGGCAAGTACTCAATTGGCGGATTTAGAGCATCATGCTATTGCTAGCCTGTTAAATCACCCCAGTGAGAATCTGGTTAATCTCTATTGGGATCCTCGCTACTGTAACTACTTACTGGCGAATTTACCTTTGATGAGTGAATTTCGTAAAAGCATGGCAGAACTGGAAGTGGTTTGTGTACCTGATGAGGACTCTCATTGGGGCTTTGGTTTCTATCGTGCGCAAAAACGTGATGAGGAGACATTGAGCGCATTGCCAGAGATTCAATATGAGCCAATACAGCAAGATAAACACGCCGTCGTGCAACCTTGGCTAGCCGCAGCATTAGACACGGTGTTGAGCGACTTGGCTGAACAGTTAAATGTGGTATCGCCAGAATGGATTGCCCCCACTTATCTTTGCGCATCTTTACCACAATATGATGGAAAATTGGATTGGCACTATAACGAAGTCTATGGATTTTGGTGA
- a CDS encoding ATP-binding protein, giving the protein MKNIKYFTQKYVDWVIRLGRLRFSILGVIVLAILALCTQALLSLFIIGEVYWVDMIRSVVFGLISAPFVIYFFTVLVEKLERSRLGLAKMVENLRKEVSERVLAEKKLSIALDNIEKTSRDKTRLMATISHELRTPLNGIIGLSRILLDEKLTETQQNYLKTIHVSAISLGHIFSDIIDLEKIDARRIELNAKAVELNSFLNDISNVARLLAQQKKLAFQLVTDKNLPTWFMVDYARLSQILWNLIGNAVKFTQEGRITLNVKRVSEYQISFSVSDTGIGIPANELPRVFEMYYQVQSSGHKPLGSGIGLAISQTIAQLMGGDLYATSEMGKGSCFTLMLPVKEVEKPVRVQNQMPSTLNILLVEDIEVNVVVAKSVLEKLGYVVDVAMTGQQAIEKFEQQYYDLLLLDIQLPDMSGFAVAKYLREGYENGQYDFLPPLIALTANVMHDKKEYQAQGMDDVLRKPLSIEELTACLVEYFGHDVSLCLETPTTHQITQDATHFDVKMLSELVEMLGTDFVLKNLALFKETMPEYMQALMTAYSVYQQDESQKADVLSCAHKIKGAAASVGLKRIQQIAAQAQDPEQGEWTENIHDWVQQLAQYWLLDVEALERYLNKSV; this is encoded by the coding sequence ATGAAAAATATTAAATACTTTACTCAAAAATATGTTGATTGGGTGATTCGTTTGGGACGCTTACGCTTTTCGATTTTAGGCGTGATCGTGTTGGCGATTTTAGCACTCTGTACACAAGCCTTATTAAGTTTGTTTATTATTGGTGAAGTGTATTGGGTTGATATGATCCGATCTGTTGTATTTGGTCTGATTTCTGCTCCCTTTGTCATTTATTTTTTCACGGTGCTGGTGGAAAAATTAGAACGTTCGCGTTTAGGGCTTGCTAAAATGGTTGAGAATTTACGCAAAGAAGTGTCGGAACGGGTTTTAGCTGAGAAAAAACTCTCTATTGCGTTAGATAATATTGAGAAAACCAGTCGGGATAAAACGCGCTTAATGGCAACGATCAGTCATGAATTACGCACCCCATTAAATGGCATTATTGGCTTAAGCCGTATTTTACTCGATGAAAAACTAACGGAAACGCAACAAAATTATTTGAAAACGATTCATGTGAGTGCTATTTCATTAGGACATATTTTTAGTGACATCATTGATTTAGAAAAAATTGATGCCCGCCGTATTGAGCTGAATGCGAAAGCCGTAGAGTTAAATAGTTTTCTCAATGATATTAGTAATGTTGCTCGTTTATTAGCACAGCAAAAAAAACTCGCTTTTCAACTTGTGACAGACAAAAACTTACCAACTTGGTTTATGGTTGATTATGCTCGCTTAAGTCAAATTTTATGGAATTTGATTGGAAATGCGGTGAAATTTACTCAAGAAGGGCGTATCACGCTGAATGTGAAACGTGTGTCGGAATATCAAATTTCCTTTAGTGTCAGTGATACTGGGATTGGCATTCCGGCGAATGAATTACCTCGTGTGTTTGAAATGTATTATCAAGTACAATCGAGTGGGCACAAACCACTTGGTAGTGGCATTGGATTAGCAATTTCTCAAACCATTGCCCAATTAATGGGAGGTGATTTATATGCAACGAGCGAAATGGGGAAAGGATCTTGTTTTACACTGATGTTGCCAGTTAAAGAAGTTGAAAAGCCAGTTCGCGTACAAAATCAAATGCCAAGTACCTTAAATATTCTCTTAGTTGAAGATATTGAGGTAAATGTGGTGGTAGCAAAATCCGTACTTGAAAAACTAGGCTATGTTGTTGATGTTGCGATGACAGGACAGCAAGCCATTGAGAAATTTGAACAGCAGTATTATGATTTGCTATTACTTGATATTCAATTGCCCGATATGTCAGGTTTTGCAGTGGCGAAATACTTACGGGAAGGTTATGAGAATGGGCAGTATGATTTTTTACCACCTTTAATTGCATTAACTGCCAATGTAATGCACGACAAAAAAGAATATCAAGCGCAAGGTATGGACGATGTATTACGTAAACCTTTATCGATCGAGGAATTAACTGCTTGTTTAGTTGAGTATTTTGGTCATGATGTTTCTCTGTGCTTAGAAACACCAACAACACATCAGATTACGCAAGACGCCACTCATTTTGATGTGAAAATGTTGAGCGAATTAGTTGAGATGCTAGGCACAGATTTTGTATTAAAGAATTTAGCTTTATTTAAAGAAACGATGCCGGAATATATGCAAGCATTAATGACTGCATATTCTGTTTATCAACAAGATGAAAGTCAAAAAGCCGATGTCTTGTCTTGTGCGCATAAAATAAAAGGTGCAGCGGCTTCGGTTGGCTTAAAACGAATACAGCAAATTGCGGCACAAGCGCAGGATCCAGAGCAAGGTGAGTGGACAGAGAACATTCACGATTGGGTACAACAGTTAGCACAATATTGGTTATTGGATGTTGAAGCGCTAGAACGTTATTTAAATAAATCGGTATAA
- the iscR gene encoding Fe-S cluster assembly transcriptional regulator IscR: MKLTSKGRYAVTAILDIALNSNRGPVSLSDISERQHISLSYLEQLFAKLRRHGLVKSVRGPGGGYQLGLPANRISVGMVINAVNENIDVTRCLGRGDCQEGTECLTHSLWKELSLRIEAFLNEITLEELVEKNRQKRATIEFRGDFDNLIILDN, from the coding sequence ATGAAATTAACTTCTAAAGGACGCTATGCGGTAACAGCTATTCTTGATATTGCATTAAATTCAAACAGAGGCCCAGTTAGTTTATCTGATATTTCTGAGCGACAACATATCTCGCTTTCCTACTTAGAACAATTGTTTGCTAAGTTGCGTCGTCATGGGCTAGTAAAAAGTGTCCGAGGACCGGGTGGTGGATATCAGTTAGGTCTTCCCGCAAATCGAATTTCTGTCGGTATGGTCATCAATGCCGTAAATGAAAATATTGATGTCACACGTTGTTTAGGACGCGGTGATTGTCAAGAAGGCACTGAATGTTTAACCCATTCGCTGTGGAAAGAGTTGAGCCTTCGTATTGAAGCGTTTTTAAATGAAATTACCCTTGAGGAACTGGTTGAGAAAAATCGTCAAAAACGTGCAACCATTGAGTTCCGAGGTGACTTTGATAATCTGATTATTTTAGATAATTAA
- the iscA gene encoding iron-sulfur cluster assembly protein IscA: MGISLTETAADRVRTFLANRGKGIGLRLGIKTSGCSGLAYVLEFVDELNPEDQVFEQHGVKIIVDAKSLVYLDGTELDFAKEGLNEGFKFNNPNVKDQCGCGESFHV, from the coding sequence ATGGGTATTTCCTTAACTGAAACGGCAGCAGATCGGGTACGAACCTTCCTCGCGAATCGTGGTAAAGGCATTGGATTACGTTTAGGGATCAAAACTTCAGGTTGTTCTGGCTTAGCCTATGTCCTTGAATTTGTAGATGAGTTAAATCCTGAGGATCAGGTGTTTGAACAACATGGTGTCAAAATCATTGTGGATGCCAAAAGTTTGGTCTATTTAGACGGCACTGAATTAGATTTCGCCAAAGAAGGATTAAATGAAGGCTTTAAGTTCAATAATCCGAATGTGAAAGATCAATGTGGTTGCGGAGAAAGTTTCCACGTTTAG
- the trmJ gene encoding tRNA (cytosine(32)/uridine(32)-2'-O)-methyltransferase TrmJ, translated as MLENIRIVLVETSHSGNIGSAARAMKTMGLNQLYLVAPKQPLDEHAIALSAGAEDVLKQAKIVASFDEAVADCALVIGTSARLRHLQNSLIEPRECGTHAIVYAKQAPVAIVFGRERIGLTNEELLKCRYHLTIPANPDYSSLNLAMAVQLICYELRLAFLSQQAMTESLSTIDNTYPTHTEIEHFFQHTERLYTALGFIQNQGVMPKLRRLYQRVQLEKNELNILRGMLTAVEKRLK; from the coding sequence ATGTTGGAAAATATCCGAATTGTATTAGTTGAAACTTCGCACAGTGGCAATATTGGCTCTGCTGCTAGGGCGATGAAAACCATGGGCTTAAATCAGTTATATCTTGTGGCACCTAAACAACCTCTTGATGAACATGCCATTGCGTTATCAGCAGGGGCTGAAGATGTGTTGAAACAGGCGAAAATTGTAGCAAGTTTTGATGAGGCAGTGGCAGATTGTGCGTTAGTGATTGGCACCAGTGCAAGATTACGCCACTTACAAAATAGCTTAATTGAGCCGCGTGAGTGTGGTACTCACGCAATAGTGTATGCAAAACAAGCGCCAGTAGCGATTGTATTCGGGCGCGAACGTATTGGGTTGACCAATGAAGAATTGCTTAAGTGCCGTTATCATTTAACGATACCCGCTAATCCTGACTATTCATCTTTGAATCTGGCGATGGCAGTACAATTGATTTGTTATGAACTACGTTTGGCATTTTTGTCACAACAAGCAATGACAGAATCACTTTCAACGATAGATAATACCTATCCAACACACACTGAAATAGAACACTTTTTTCAGCATACAGAGCGACTTTATACGGCATTAGGATTTATTCAAAATCAAGGTGTTATGCCGAAATTAAGGCGTTTATATCAGCGTGTTCAGTTAGAAAAAAACGAGCTCAATATTTTACGTGGGATGTTGACCGCTGTGGAAAAGCGTTTGAAATAG
- the cas1f gene encoding type I-F CRISPR-associated endonuclease Cas1f — MRKTPYIPSSDLKTIMHSKRANIYYLEHCRVLLNGGRVEYVTDEGRESLYWNIPIANTSCLLLGSGTSITQAAMRELSKAGVMVGFCSGGGTPLFNGTEAEIGCEFFSPQSEYRPVMYLQQWCKFWFDDEKRLAVAKALQQQRLALLEPIWSKLEWVYSCEKLTALVTQYQHEFAQAAHSQALLAAEGRLTTKLYALANQATMNEPDFKRSERGKSIDLVNQFLDHGNYLAYGLGATACWVLGLPHGLAVLHGKTRRGGLVFDAADIIKDSMILPQAFISAQNGDSEKEFRQACIQNLLRFGALDIIIERLQQLALQGASDEYFAG, encoded by the coding sequence ATGCGCAAGACCCCTTATATTCCGTCTTCGGATTTGAAAACCATTATGCATTCTAAGCGGGCGAATATTTACTATTTAGAACATTGTCGCGTATTACTAAATGGTGGACGAGTGGAATATGTCACCGATGAAGGGCGAGAATCGCTTTATTGGAATATTCCCATCGCTAATACGAGTTGTCTTTTGTTAGGCAGTGGTACGTCGATTACGCAAGCTGCGATGCGAGAATTATCCAAAGCGGGCGTCATGGTGGGGTTTTGTAGCGGAGGTGGTACACCATTGTTTAATGGCACAGAAGCCGAAATTGGCTGTGAGTTTTTTAGCCCACAAAGTGAATATCGACCTGTAATGTATTTGCAACAATGGTGCAAATTTTGGTTTGATGACGAAAAACGTTTAGCGGTAGCAAAAGCGCTACAACAACAGCGTTTAGCGCTACTTGAGCCGATTTGGTCAAAATTAGAATGGGTGTATTCTTGTGAAAAACTGACCGCACTTGTGACACAGTATCAACACGAATTCGCACAGGCGGCGCATAGTCAAGCATTACTGGCGGCAGAAGGGCGATTAACCACTAAACTGTATGCGTTAGCTAATCAAGCAACGATGAATGAACCTGATTTTAAACGCAGTGAGCGAGGAAAAAGTATTGATTTAGTTAATCAGTTTTTAGATCATGGCAATTATTTAGCCTACGGCTTAGGGGCAACCGCATGTTGGGTGCTGGGTTTACCTCATGGTTTGGCAGTGTTACATGGCAAAACGCGCCGAGGAGGGCTGGTTTTTGATGCCGCAGATATCATCAAAGACAGCATGATTTTGCCACAAGCGTTTATTTCTGCTCAAAATGGCGATTCAGAAAAAGAATTTCGCCAAGCCTGTATTCAAAATTTACTGCGTTTTGGTGCCTTAGATATCATCATTGAGCGATTGCAACAACTGGCTTTACAAGGAGCGTCAGATGAATATTTTGCTGGTTAG
- the iscU gene encoding Fe-S cluster assembly scaffold IscU yields MAYSNKVIDHYENPRNVGSLDKKDANVGTGMVGAPACGDVMQLQIKVSEEGIIEDAKFKTYGCGSAIASSSLITEWVKGKSLDEAQAIKNSQIAEELELPPVKVHCSILAEDAIKAAIADYKAKKEAK; encoded by the coding sequence ATGGCATACAGTAATAAAGTAATTGATCATTATGAAAATCCACGTAACGTTGGATCTTTAGATAAGAAAGATGCAAACGTGGGGACTGGCATGGTAGGTGCACCTGCTTGTGGTGATGTGATGCAACTTCAAATTAAAGTCAGTGAAGAAGGCATTATTGAAGATGCAAAATTCAAAACTTACGGTTGTGGTTCAGCGATCGCCTCAAGTTCTTTAATTACAGAATGGGTGAAAGGCAAATCACTTGATGAAGCACAGGCGATTAAAAACAGCCAAATCGCAGAAGAATTAGAATTACCACCTGTGAAAGTTCACTGTTCAATTTTAGCTGAAGATGCAATCAAAGCTGCGATTGCAGACTACAAAGCAAAAAAAGAAGCAAAATAA
- the cas6f gene encoding type I-F CRISPR-associated endoribonuclease Cas6/Csy4, with amino-acid sequence MTTHYIELKAIPQMDMLQSEVIGHCMQILHQFLPHFEGRVGVAFPAYGLGRTLGGIVRLFANQEDCNQLHQQLLRSGLSDYALISEVSKTPLSTECRSYSRVHRKGQSAIRRTEKRLKSQGRWDESIRADMQQRQQNVAFFPHCHLKSASTGQRFILAVKENRMPQSCVGVFNAYGLSNSATVPHF; translated from the coding sequence ATGACAACCCATTACATTGAACTGAAAGCGATCCCCCAAATGGATATGCTACAAAGTGAGGTGATTGGGCATTGTATGCAGATTTTGCATCAATTCTTACCGCACTTTGAAGGACGAGTTGGGGTGGCATTTCCCGCTTACGGCTTAGGGCGGACTCTCGGTGGCATTGTGCGACTTTTTGCTAATCAGGAAGATTGCAATCAATTACACCAACAATTATTGCGATCTGGCTTATCAGATTATGCTTTAATTAGCGAAGTGAGTAAAACGCCGTTGTCTACCGAGTGCCGCAGTTATAGTCGAGTACATCGTAAAGGGCAAAGTGCCATCCGCCGTACCGAAAAACGCTTGAAAAGTCAGGGAAGATGGGATGAGTCCATCCGTGCAGACATGCAACAACGTCAGCAAAATGTGGCATTTTTCCCACATTGTCATTTAAAAAGTGCGAGCACTGGTCAACGTTTTATTTTGGCAGTGAAAGAGAACAGAATGCCACAATCTTGTGTTGGTGTCTTTAATGCTTATGGATTAAGCAATAGCGCAACTGTGCCTCACTTTTAA
- a CDS encoding IscS subfamily cysteine desulfurase: MKLPIYLDYAATCPVDERVAKKMMEYLTVEGNFGNPASRSHKFGWQAEEAVDVARNHIADLIGADSREIVFTSGATESDNLAIKGAAHFYQSKGKHIITCKTEHKAVLDTCRQLEREGFEVTYLNPKSDGLIDLEELKNAMRDDTILVSIMHVNNEIGVIQDIAAIGELCRARKILFHVDATQSVGKLPINLAELKVDLMSMSSHKLYGPKGIGALYVSRKPRVRLEAIIHGGGHERGMRSGTLPVHQIVGMGEAYRICKEEMASEMPRLKALRDRLYNGLKDIEETYVNGSMEHRLDSNLNISFNYVEGESLMMALRDIAVSSGSACTSASLEPSYVLRALGLNDELAHSSIRFTLGRYTTEEEIDYTIELVKNAVAKLRELSPLWDMFKEGIDLNTIEWTHH; this comes from the coding sequence ATGAAATTACCTATTTATCTTGATTACGCAGCGACTTGTCCCGTTGATGAGCGTGTTGCCAAAAAAATGATGGAATATTTAACGGTAGAGGGCAACTTTGGTAACCCAGCCTCCCGTTCACATAAATTTGGCTGGCAGGCAGAAGAAGCTGTTGATGTTGCACGTAACCATATTGCGGATTTGATCGGGGCAGATTCACGTGAGATCGTGTTTACGTCTGGTGCAACCGAATCAGACAATTTAGCCATTAAAGGGGCTGCGCACTTTTATCAAAGCAAAGGTAAACATATTATTACCTGTAAAACTGAGCATAAAGCCGTATTAGATACTTGTCGTCAGCTTGAGCGTGAAGGCTTCGAAGTGACCTATTTAAACCCAAAATCAGATGGTTTAATTGATTTAGAGGAATTAAAAAATGCGATGCGTGATGACACTATTTTAGTTTCTATTATGCACGTTAATAATGAAATTGGTGTGATTCAAGACATTGCGGCTATCGGTGAATTATGCCGTGCGCGTAAAATCTTATTCCACGTTGATGCCACACAAAGTGTTGGTAAATTGCCGATTAATTTAGCTGAATTAAAAGTGGATTTGATGTCAATGTCTAGTCACAAACTTTACGGACCAAAAGGGATCGGTGCACTTTATGTTAGCCGTAAACCACGTGTGCGTTTAGAAGCGATCATTCACGGTGGTGGTCATGAGCGTGGTATGCGTTCAGGTACCTTACCGGTACACCAAATCGTTGGTATGGGTGAAGCATATCGTATCTGTAAAGAAGAAATGGCAAGCGAAATGCCACGTTTAAAAGCATTACGCGATCGCTTATACAATGGCTTAAAAGATATTGAAGAAACTTACGTAAACGGTTCGATGGAACACCGTTTAGACAGCAACTTAAATATCAGCTTTAACTATGTTGAAGGTGAATCATTAATGATGGCTTTACGTGATATCGCCGTTTCTTCAGGTTCTGCTTGTACTTCTGCGAGTCTTGAGCCATCTTACGTCTTACGTGCGTTAGGCTTAAACGATGAATTAGCACACAGCTCAATTCGTTTCACGTTAGGTCGTTATACTACGGAAGAAGAAATTGATTACACTATCGAATTAGTGAAAAATGCAGTCGCCAAATTGCGTGAGCTTTCACCACTTTGGGATATGTTTAAAGAAGGGATCGATCTGAATACGATCGAGTGGACGCACCACTAA
- the suhB gene encoding inositol-1-monophosphatase, whose translation MNPMLNIAIRAARKAGNVIAKGYERRDALQTTLKSTNDYVTNIDKASEEAIIEVIRKSYPDHTIITEESGALEGKDSDIQWVIDPLDGTTNFVKGLPHFSVSIAIRVKGRTEVGVVYDPIRNELFTAVRGEGAKINDMRLRVENKRDLAGTVLTTGFPFKQTRLMPMQFAMMNNLIQDCADFRRMGSAALDLCYVAAGRVDGYFEVGVKAWDIAAGDLIVREAGGLVCDFNGGHSYLTSGHLVAAAPRIVKEILNKIQPCLSDEFKK comes from the coding sequence ATGAATCCAATGTTAAATATCGCGATTCGTGCGGCACGAAAAGCGGGCAATGTAATTGCTAAAGGTTATGAGCGCCGTGATGCTCTTCAAACAACGCTAAAAAGCACAAACGATTATGTAACAAATATTGATAAAGCTTCTGAAGAAGCCATTATTGAGGTGATTAGAAAATCGTACCCGGATCACACAATTATTACGGAAGAAAGTGGTGCGTTAGAAGGTAAAGATAGCGATATTCAATGGGTGATTGATCCACTAGATGGCACCACAAACTTTGTTAAAGGTTTACCGCATTTTTCTGTTTCTATTGCTATTCGTGTCAAAGGTCGCACCGAAGTGGGTGTGGTTTACGATCCTATCCGTAACGAACTATTCACCGCAGTACGTGGTGAAGGCGCTAAAATTAATGACATGCGTTTACGCGTTGAAAATAAACGCGACTTAGCTGGTACCGTGTTAACAACAGGTTTTCCTTTTAAACAAACGCGCTTAATGCCAATGCAATTTGCGATGATGAATAACTTAATTCAAGATTGTGCTGATTTCCGTCGCATGGGCTCTGCGGCATTAGACTTATGCTATGTTGCAGCGGGACGCGTTGATGGTTATTTTGAAGTCGGTGTTAAAGCTTGGGATATTGCTGCAGGCGACTTGATCGTACGTGAAGCTGGCGGGTTAGTTTGTGATTTTAATGGTGGGCATAGCTATTTAACATCAGGTCATCTTGTTGCTGCCGCACCTCGTATTGTGAAAGAAATCTTAAATAAAATTCAACCTTGTCTGTCTGACGAATTTAAAAAATAG